DNA sequence from the Corynebacterium freneyi genome:
GAGGCCCCGAAGGTCGTCGCCGTCGCGACGGTGCCGGACCCGTTGGGGAAGGTCGCCGGTCTCGACGTCACCCGCGCGGAATTCGAATACGCCGTCACCCATGAGGGCGCGATGAACGTCGGCGACATCCTCGACCGCCGCACCCGCATCGGCCTGGTCGCCGCCGACCGCGTCGCCGCGGCGCCGTTCGCCCGTGAAGTCCTCGCGCTGCATGGCATCGCCGTGACGGGGGATGAGTGAGTGATGGCCGGACGGAAACGGGCCGACACCACGACGGGACGCGGTCGACGGGGAAAGATCGCGGCGGCGGTGAACGACCTGCGGAACCGGGCGATAAATTGGCTGCTCGTCGAAAAGCCCGCGGTGGCGGCGCGGATCATCCGCACGCTGATGTCCTCGCGGAAGCAGGAGGTCTCGCGGAAGCATGAGGTCCGGCCCACTCCGGCAAAACGAATGTCGCCCCTGACCCGCGACAACGGTCTGCGCGCCGCGAACATCGCCGCGGGCGTCCCGGGCGCGAAGTAACGCCTCAGTCGGGAAGGGGGGGTAGGGGGAGGTCCGCCTGTCCGGACGCGCCGGAAACGCCGAAATCTCGAACCTGCGACAACGCCGAAACCCGGACGCCGATGAGGCGCCCGGGCTCCTTTCCCGGAATTCGCGGTGTCCCGAAGTATGCGGTGTCCCGGAGTGCGCGGGTGTCCCGCCGTCGTCGTGCGTTACTTGCGGTGCACCGACGCCGGCACCTGCTGAGCGCCGGAGGCGTCGCGGGCGGATCCCGCGGCGTCACCCGCCGGAGTGGACTTCAGCTCGGAGATGATGCTCTCCACCGACGACTTGGCGTCGCCAAGCAGCATGTCCGTGTTGTCGTTGAAGAACAGCGGGTTTTGCACGCCCGCGTAACCGGAGCCCATGGAACGCTTGAACACGATGACCTTCTCGGCCTCCCAGACCTGCAACACCGGCATGCCGGCGATGGGGGAACCGGGCTCCTTGGCGATCGGGTTGACCGTGTCGTTGGCGCCGATGACCAGCACGACGTCGACGTCGCCGAAGTCGTCGTTGACCTCGTCCATCTCCAGGACCAGGTCGTAGGGGACCTTCGCCTCGGCGAGGAGCACGTTCATGTGGCCCGGCAGGCGGCCGGCGACCGGGTGGATGCCGAAGGTGACTTCCTTGCCCGCTTCGCGCAGGGTGCGGGTCAGCTCCGCCACCGGGTACTGCGCCTGGGAGACGGCCATGCCGTAGCCCGGGGTGATCATGACCGTGTTGGCCATCTTCAGCAGCTCCGCGGCCTCGGACACGGACACCTCGGTGTGGGTGCCGGCCTCGCCGCCGCCGGCGACTGCACTGGCGTCGGTGCCGAAGCCGCCCAGCAGGACGTTGAGGAAGGAGCGGTTCATCGCCTGGCACATGATGTAGCTCAGGTACGCGCCCGACGAGCCGACCAGGGCGCCGGTGATGATCAGCAGCGGGTTGGACAGCATCAGGCCGGTGAACGCCGCGGCCCAGCCGGAGTAGGAGTTCATGATCGACACGACGACGGGCATGTCGCCGCCGCCGATGGCGATGACCAGGTGCCAGCCCAGGAACAGGGCCAGGGCGGTCATGACGCCCAGCGCGATCCAGGCGGGGGAGCCCTCGCCGACGATGATGAACGTGACCATCAGTGCCACGGAGATCAGCAGGATCAGGACGTTGAGCACGTTGCGCGCCGGCAGCAGCACCGGAGCGCCCTTGATCTTTTCGGCCAGCTTCAAGCCGGCGACGATGGAACCGGAGAAGGTCACCGCGCCGATGAAGACGCCCAGGTAGACCTCGCCCAAGTGGAACGCCATGGCGTTGCCGGTGAGCTCGTCTTCGGTGATGAAGGAGTTGTAGCCGATGAACACGGCGGCCAGGCCGACGAAGCCGTTGAAGTAGGCGATCAGCTGCGGCAGGCCGGTCATCTCGACGGAACGGGCGCGCCAGGTGCCGAACATGCCGCCCAGCGCCATGGCCAGGCCGATGAGGATGACGATGGTCAGCGGACGCTGGTAGTCGCCCTCGGTGTCGCGGATGGAGGTCGCGACGGCCTGCACGATGGCGAGGATCACGGCGACGGCCATGCCGGTCATGCCCAGCGTGTTGCCGCGGCGGGCGGTCTCCGGCTTGGACAGCGCGGCCAGGGACAGGATGAACAGCAGCGCCGCGGCGATGTAGCCGAGGGTGGACAGACGGTTGGTCCAGTCCAGCAGCGCGTCGGTGCCGCCGGTTGCGGCCGCGTCGGCGGCCACGGTGGTGATGTCGGTGATGGTGGCCATGGTTTTACGCCTCCTCCTTGCGGAACATGCCGAGCATGCGGTCGGTGATGGTGAAGCCGCCGAAGATGTTGATCGACGACAGCATGATGGCCAGGAAGGCCAGGGAACTGACGATGACGTTGCTCGAACCGACCACCAGGATCGCGCCGACGAGCACGATGCCGGAGATGGCGTTGGTCTCGGACATCAGCGGCGTGTGCAGGCGCGGGGTGACCGAGGAGATGACGTAGAAGCCGAGGACGATCGCCAGGGTGAGCACCATGTAGTTGGCGCTGACGCTGGCGGGGCTGGCCAGGATGACCAGGACGCCGAGGGCGACGACCAAGGCGAGGCCGATCTTCGCCCCGGTGCCGCCCATGAAGGCGACCTTCTCGGGGGCTTCGGCGGTGGCCTCGGCGGCGAGCTTCTCCTGCGCGGCGGCTGCCGGGGTGGCGGAGACCTGAACCGGCGGCGGGGGCCACAGGATCGAGGTGTCGGTGGCGGCGCCGGTGGTCCCGGCTTCCACGTTGCCGGTGTCGCCGCCCTTGCTGGCGCAGGTGCCGTTGAGGGTGACGGTGATGCCGCGGACGATCTCGTCGTCGAGGTCGAGGACCGGGGTGCCGTCCTTTTCCGGGGTGATCAGCTTGAACAGGTTGACGATGTTCTGGCCGTAGAGCTGCGACGCCTGGCCGGGCAGGCGGCCGGCGAGGTCGGTGTGGCCGATGATGGTGACGCCGTTGTCGGTGACGGTGACTTCGCCGGGCACGGTGAGCTCGCAGTTGCCGCCGTTGGCCGCGGCCATGTCGACGATGACGCTGCCCGGGCGCATGGCGCGGACGTCGTCGGCGGTGAGCAGCAGCGGGGACTTGCGGCCGGGGATGTTCGCCGTGGTGATGACGATGTCGGCGGCGGCCGACTGCTCGGCGTAGAGCTTCGCGGCGGCGGTGGCCTGGTCGTCGGTCATCTCCTTGGCGTAGCCGTCGGAGGACTTCTCGGAGGCGACGGGAATCGGGATGAACTCCGCGCCCATGGATTCGACCTGCTCGCCGGCTTCGGGGCGCAGGTCGGTGGCCTTGACGATGGCGCCCATGGAGTTGGCGGTGCCGATCGCGGCGAGGCCGCCGACGCCGGCGCCGATGACGTAGACGGTGGCCGGCGGGACCTTGCCCGCGGCGGTGACCTGGCCGGTGAACAGGCGGCCGAAGGCGTTGGCTGCCTCGACGACGGCGCGGTAGCCGGCGATGTTGGCCATCGACGACAGCACGTCCATGGACTGGGCGCGCGACAGGCGCGGCACGGCGTCCATGGCCAGGGCGGTGACGTGCGAGGCGGCGAGCTCTTCGACGAGGTCGGGGTTGCGGCCCGGGGCGAGGCGCGAGATGAGCATCGCGCCGGGCTTCATCAGCGCGCGGTATTCGGCGGGCGGGGTGTCGAGGGTGGTGATGATGTCCGCTCGCCACACGTCCTCGCCGACGAGTCGGGCGCCGGCGGCCTCGTAGAGATCGTCGGGGTAGGCGGCGTCGTCGCCGGCCCCGGCCTGGACGTCGACGTCGTAGCCGAGCTTGATCAGCTTGGCGACCGTGTCCGGCGTCGCCGCGACGAGCGGCTGCCGGGCATCCGGTTCAATGGGGATTCCGATTCGCATTGTGGACTCCTGGATGGCTTGCGGGACATGAATTCGGGCGGTCGGCGGGACACGATGTGGGAAGCGGGGGTGACGCATGCTTCGTTTTGGGTGTAATATCGTGTGTGGCCGGTGGGCATCATGGCGTCCGAGGGCCGTTCCCGCCGCCGTCTGCGGTGTGTGCGTGGGGCGTCGGGGCCGTGCCGGTGCGGGTGGTCCGGGCGCCGATGGCAGATGCTCCGCCTTCTTCGGTCTGTTTATTAAAAGATGAAGACCGTATGTTCCGTGCGGGTTTCGCCGAAAATGGTTCTGGAATCATTCGATTGCTTGGCGACGTCGCCGTGCCCGCGTGCCGCCGTGAGGGGTGGATAACGGCGGTGGGGTGGGGCGATGGGCCGTCCGGCGCGCAGGGGAGGCTGCCGTTCCCGCTTCGTCTCCGGGAGCGGGTGTAGTAGCCGGGGGTGGTGTTCCGGTTGCGCTTCGGCGCGCCATCTACTCCGAGGGGTCAGGTCTCGGCGTCGGCGGATCGAAGTAGTTCGCAGGCTTCATGAAGCTGGTAGCGCTCCTCGAGTGTCGCGAGAAGCGCGTGGAAGGACATCGGGGGATTCCGTCGTCGGTTCAACATTTCGATGAGGGCTGCGCGTGCCACGGAGCAGTCGATTCCGACGGAGTCCGCGATGAACGCGGCCGGTGTGATGACGTCGATATTGGGCGGAAGGAGATCCCCCGGGAAATCCTTGATGTTGTCGGTGACGATCGCGCCGGCGCGTTCCTCAGTCGACGGACCGATTCTCCCGTGCCCGAGCGAGCTTCCGGCGAACGGTGCGGAAATCCTCGGCGGACGGCGCTGGGCCATCGTCGGTGGTGTCGGCGATGAACCTTCGCTGCTTCTCCTGGAGTTCGCGGTGGTACTCCAGGACGTCGCCGAGGAGAAGTCGACGATGGCGGTTGATCTTTTCTGCCGGCAGCTTTCCGGCATCGATGAGCCGGACCACGGTGGGGCGCGACACTCCGAGCAGGTCAGCGGCCTCTTGAGTGGTGATGGTGGTGTTGTTGGGGTGAATGGTCACCGCTTGCCCGCTCATGAGGGCACGTGCCGCTTGCGCGAGGATTTCGTGCAGGTCCCGCGGTAGTGCGACGTGCTCGTTCTTTCCCGGCCCGGAGAGGAAGCACTGGGCATCGGGTTCTCGTGAGTGCTTGCGCTGGAACGCGTCGACGAAGTCGACAACCGGTGCGATGGCTTCATCGTTGGTCGGGAAAAAGGTGTTATTTGCAATGGTCATGGCGAATCCCCTTCCCGGCGTTCGTTTCGTTCGAATTTGGCCCCAGCTTAGCGCAGTCGGGTAGGGGATGAAACACCTTGCAGCTACGTCCCGCAGTACGTGGTGTAGTCGCCGAACTCTGCGGGCGCGGGGCGTTCGTAGCGTTCGTCGTCGGGATTGTCGCTGGTGACGTAGGGGGCGGTGATGCGCGCGAGCAGCGCGTGGAAGGGGCCCATGTCGCGGGGTTGGGTGGCGTCGGCGGCCCCTGCGGCGGCCAGCGCTTCTTCGACCAGGTGGTTGCGGGGGATGTAGATCGGGTTCGACCGTCGCATCGACTCGGCGTCGGGCGAGAGTTCGCGCCATGCGGCGAGCCATTCCCGTGCGCGGTCGTAGTCGGAGAAGTGGGCGAGCAGCGCGTCCTCGACGGTGTCGGGGGAGTCGCCGTCCCGCCCGTCGGCTGCGGCGACGAGCGTCAGCGCGCGGTGGACGAGCGTGTGGTCGGGCGCGTCGTCGCCGAGCATTGCCAGCCATTCCTCGACGACGGCGTCGACGGCAACGGCGTCGGCCCGGTCGGCTCCACCGGCCAGCCCCAATTTCGCCCGCCACGCATCGCGGATGCGGCCGTCCATCAGCCCCCTGAACCCGGCCAGGTGTTCGCGGGCGAGGGCCAGTGCGCGGTCGGGGTCGGCGTCGTAAAGCGGGGCGAGGGTTTCGGTGAACCGCGCCAAATCCCATTCGAGCACGCGGGGTTGGGCCCCGAAGGCGTAGATGCCCTGACCGTCGATGGAGCTGAACACCGCGCGCGGATCGTGGGCGTCGAGGAAGGCGCAGGGCCCGTAGTCGATGGTCTCGCCGGAGATGGTGACGTTGTCGGTGTTCATCACCCCGTGCACGAAGCCGGCGCCCAGCCATGCCGCGACGAGGTCGGCCTGGGCGTCGGCGACGGCATCGAACAAGGCGAGCGGACGGTCGGCCTCCGGCAGATCGAGCAGGTGGGGGTAGTGGCGGACGGCGGCATGGTCGACGAGACGCTTGACGACGTCGTCGCCGCCGTGGGCTCGCGCGAACTGGAAAGAGCCGACCCGCAGGTGGCTCGACGCGACGCGCACCAGCACTGCGCCCGGAAGTACCCGTTCCCGCTGGACGTGGCCACCCGTTGCGATGACCGCCAGCGCCCGGGTCGTGGGAATGCCCAGCGCGTGCATCGCCTCGGCCACAAGGTATTCGCGCAGCATCGGGCCCAACGCCGCCAGGCCGTCGCCGCGCCGGGCGAAGGGCGTCGGGCCGGAGCCCTTCAGGTGAATGTCGCGGAGATTGCCGTTGCGGTCGGTGATCTCGCCAAGCAGCAGTGCGCGGCCGTCGCCGAGGATGGGGACGAAATGACCGAATTGGTGGCCCGAGTACGCCTGCGCGATCGGGCGGTACGGCGCGGAAGGGGAGTAGGGGGCCGAGGCGGGGGAGTTGCCGGCCGTCGAGTTGGGCGTGGTGCCGTCGGCGGTTGCGTCGCCGTCGGTGACGCCGGTGCGGCCCAGCAGGAACTCGACGCCTGCGGGGGTGCGCAGCCATTCCGGGTCGAGGCCCAGTTCGCGGGCCAGGTCATCGTTGAGCACGACGATCTCCGGCGCGGGGGCCTCCTGTGCGGCCCAGGCGATGGCCATTTCCGGCATGGCGTCGGCGAAGTCGGCGGACAGGCGGACGGGCGGGGTGGCGGCGGTCGGCTCGTTCGTCTGTGGCATGGGTCGAGTCTACGGACGACGAGGGGTGATGTGCGGTGCGCGGCGGGCACGTCGACGGGCTTCTCGAACGACCGTTTGAGCAAGGGTAGGAGCGGTCCGGCGCGTCGCATAGTCTCCGGGCGCAACCGCGGAATCGGCCGTGGTGTCGGCGCTGAGCCGGAGAACGAAAGCGAGGGGCCGTCCATGGACCTTCATATGATGCAGCAGGTCAAGCGGCTGTTCGCATGGGCGGATGCCGATGACGACACCCGGAACATGGAGCTGCACCTGCAGGTCGCGTTCGGGGTGGTCGCCGAGCAGGGCGGGGTCGTTGACGCAGGATTCCCCGACGGTCGGTTACTTCGTCGGCTGCGGGCCGCATGTCGACCGGGCGCGCCTTTCGGAAGCGGAGACGCTGGTGGCGGCGCGTGTCGGGCTTGTCGACGATTTCGCCGAGGACGGTGAGATCGCCCGGTCGTATGTCGAAGAAATGTGGGGCGACACCGCCAATGTGCTCGCGACCATGGAGGGAGTTCCCGACCTGCCGATGGTCGATGGGGTGTCGGAGACGAGGTTCGATGAATTCCTGGCCGAGCTCAAGGGCGCCGAAGAGCGGCTGCGGGACTATGTTGCATTGGCCGTCGACGAGGGGGAATCGGACGAGGTGGGCAGCCGGGAGTACGTGGATTTCCGCAACCGCGAAAACGGGGCCGGGGCTACGTGAGCATCGCCAGCAAGAACACGGAGTCCTCGTCCGCGTCGACCCGGTGCGGGACCATGGCCGGCAGGTGGGCGACGAATCCCGGTGTCAGGATTTCGGAGCGGTCGCCGACGGTGAAGCGCACCTGGCCCTCGAGGCATTGCACCATGATCGGGTGTGCGGCACGATGATCGGGCAAGGTCTGGCCGGAACGGAAACGCATGG
Encoded proteins:
- a CDS encoding NAD(P)(+) transhydrogenase (Re/Si-specific) subunit beta, giving the protein MATITDITTVAADAAATGGTDALLDWTNRLSTLGYIAAALLFILSLAALSKPETARRGNTLGMTGMAVAVILAIVQAVATSIRDTEGDYQRPLTIVILIGLAMALGGMFGTWRARSVEMTGLPQLIAYFNGFVGLAAVFIGYNSFITEDELTGNAMAFHLGEVYLGVFIGAVTFSGSIVAGLKLAEKIKGAPVLLPARNVLNVLILLISVALMVTFIIVGEGSPAWIALGVMTALALFLGWHLVIAIGGGDMPVVVSIMNSYSGWAAAFTGLMLSNPLLIITGALVGSSGAYLSYIMCQAMNRSFLNVLLGGFGTDASAVAGGGEAGTHTEVSVSEAAELLKMANTVMITPGYGMAVSQAQYPVAELTRTLREAGKEVTFGIHPVAGRLPGHMNVLLAEAKVPYDLVLEMDEVNDDFGDVDVVLVIGANDTVNPIAKEPGSPIAGMPVLQVWEAEKVIVFKRSMGSGYAGVQNPLFFNDNTDMLLGDAKSSVESIISELKSTPAGDAAGSARDASGAQQVPASVHRK
- a CDS encoding Re/Si-specific NAD(P)(+) transhydrogenase subunit alpha gives rise to the protein MRIGIPIEPDARQPLVAATPDTVAKLIKLGYDVDVQAGAGDDAAYPDDLYEAAGARLVGEDVWRADIITTLDTPPAEYRALMKPGAMLISRLAPGRNPDLVEELAASHVTALAMDAVPRLSRAQSMDVLSSMANIAGYRAVVEAANAFGRLFTGQVTAAGKVPPATVYVIGAGVGGLAAIGTANSMGAIVKATDLRPEAGEQVESMGAEFIPIPVASEKSSDGYAKEMTDDQATAAAKLYAEQSAAADIVITTANIPGRKSPLLLTADDVRAMRPGSVIVDMAAANGGNCELTVPGEVTVTDNGVTIIGHTDLAGRLPGQASQLYGQNIVNLFKLITPEKDGTPVLDLDDEIVRGITVTLNGTCASKGGDTGNVEAGTTGAATDTSILWPPPPVQVSATPAAAAQEKLAAEATAEAPEKVAFMGGTGAKIGLALVVALGVLVILASPASVSANYMVLTLAIVLGFYVISSVTPRLHTPLMSETNAISGIVLVGAILVVGSSNVIVSSLAFLAIMLSSINIFGGFTITDRMLGMFRKEEA
- a CDS encoding helix-turn-helix domain-containing protein; this encodes MTIANNTFFPTNDEAIAPVVDFVDAFQRKHSREPDAQCFLSGPGKNEHVALPRDLHEILAQAARALMSGQAVTIHPNNTTITTQEAADLLGVSRPTVVRLIDAGKLPAEKINRHRRLLLGDVLEYHRELQEKQRRFIADTTDDGPAPSAEDFRTVRRKLARARENRSVD
- a CDS encoding protein adenylyltransferase SelO, whose protein sequence is MPEMAIAWAAQEAPAPEIVVLNDDLARELGLDPEWLRTPAGVEFLLGRTGVTDGDATADGTTPNSTAGNSPASAPYSPSAPYRPIAQAYSGHQFGHFVPILGDGRALLLGEITDRNGNLRDIHLKGSGPTPFARRGDGLAALGPMLREYLVAEAMHALGIPTTRALAVIATGGHVQRERVLPGAVLVRVASSHLRVGSFQFARAHGGDDVVKRLVDHAAVRHYPHLLDLPEADRPLALFDAVADAQADLVAAWLGAGFVHGVMNTDNVTISGETIDYGPCAFLDAHDPRAVFSSIDGQGIYAFGAQPRVLEWDLARFTETLAPLYDADPDRALALAREHLAGFRGLMDGRIRDAWRAKLGLAGGADRADAVAVDAVVEEWLAMLGDDAPDHTLVHRALTLVAAADGRDGDSPDTVEDALLAHFSDYDRAREWLAAWRELSPDAESMRRSNPIYIPRNHLVEEALAAAGAADATQPRDMGPFHALLARITAPYVTSDNPDDERYERPAPAEFGDYTTYCGT